The Moraxella haemolytica genome window below encodes:
- the lpxB gene encoding lipid-A-disaccharide synthase, with amino-acid sequence MTDTLTIGIVAGEISGDALGADFMQQMNKLHPNICWVGVGGHGMIQMGLKPIIDMERLSVMGLAEVLKHLPDLFRAKKEILRAFDKNQIDIFIGIDAPDFNLRLGKTLKPKGVFCVQMVSPSIWAWRENRIHSIKAATNLVLCLFPFELPVYAKHHHPAVCIGHPLIHHTQPKNFTKSTNTLCLMAGSRLSEIRAILPTLLASFDALCQTHTALTAILPLAKDEHRVMVRAIINEQAPHLSSRLTTFTPSDWQDCSEYDSNYTASQYAMQVAKLTILASGTATLEALMLNTPMVVVYKVNALTYAIAKRLIKTPYVCLPNILAFERTGKSIVPELIQGNATAQNIAHEANCILANSNEQKNKLINTVQLIKQASSQNSADTVLSYYTKNN; translated from the coding sequence ATGACAGACACTCTGACCATCGGCATCGTTGCAGGTGAAATCTCAGGTGATGCACTGGGTGCAGACTTTATGCAACAAATGAATAAACTACACCCAAACATTTGCTGGGTCGGCGTGGGTGGTCATGGCATGATACAAATGGGATTAAAGCCCATCATTGATATGGAACGCTTATCCGTCATGGGTTTGGCTGAAGTACTTAAACATTTGCCCGACTTATTTCGTGCCAAAAAAGAGATTCTTCGTGCCTTTGATAAAAATCAGATTGATATCTTTATTGGTATTGACGCACCAGACTTTAATCTAAGATTGGGCAAGACCCTAAAACCCAAAGGCGTATTCTGCGTGCAGATGGTCAGCCCAAGCATCTGGGCATGGCGTGAAAATCGCATTCACAGCATCAAGGCAGCGACCAATTTGGTATTGTGCCTATTTCCTTTTGAACTGCCTGTCTATGCCAAACATCATCACCCTGCAGTGTGCATCGGACATCCGCTAATCCATCACACACAACCCAAAAACTTCACCAAATCCACCAACACACTATGCTTGATGGCAGGTTCACGCTTAAGTGAGATTCGTGCCATTTTACCAACTTTATTGGCAAGTTTTGATGCGTTATGCCAGACTCATACGGCACTGACTGCCATTTTGCCACTTGCCAAAGATGAACATCGAGTGATGGTGCGGGCAATCATCAATGAGCAAGCACCTCATTTATCATCACGACTGACGACCTTTACTCCAAGCGACTGGCAAGATTGTAGCGAGTACGACAGTAATTACACCGCCAGTCAGTATGCCATGCAGGTGGCAAAATTAACCATTTTAGCCAGTGGTACAGCAACCCTAGAAGCACTCATGCTAAACACTCCGATGGTGGTCGTGTATAAGGTTAACGCCCTAACCTACGCCATTGCCAAACGCTTGATTAAGACCCCCTATGTTTGCCTGCCCAATATCCTAGCATTTGAACGCACAGGCAAAAGTATCGTGCCAGAGCTAATACAAGGTAACGCCACCGCTCAAAATATCGCTCATGAAGCAAACTGCATTCTTGCCAACTCCAACGAACAAAAAAACAAACTCATCAACACAGTACAACTCATTAAACAAGCCAGTAGCCAAAACTCTGCCGATACGGTACTAAGTTACTACACCAAGAACAACTAA
- a CDS encoding P-II family nitrogen regulator: MKLVIAIIKPFKLDDVREALMAMGIHGMTITEVKGFGRQKGHAEMYRGAEYVVDFLPKLKIEVAVSESLVDDVVSAIAGAANTRKIGDGKIFVQSLDEIVRIRTGEMGEEAL, encoded by the coding sequence ATGAAATTAGTCATTGCAATCATCAAGCCATTTAAGCTAGATGATGTTAGAGAAGCGTTAATGGCGATGGGTATTCATGGCATGACAATCACGGAGGTTAAGGGTTTTGGGCGTCAAAAAGGTCATGCCGAAATGTATCGTGGTGCTGAATATGTGGTGGATTTTTTGCCCAAACTAAAGATAGAGGTGGCTGTGAGTGAGAGTTTGGTTGATGATGTGGTCAGTGCCATTGCAGGTGCTGCCAATACAAGAAAGATTGGCGATGGTAAAATTTTTGTGCAGTCGTTAGATGAGATTGTGCGTATTCGCACAGGCGAAATGGGTGAAGAGGCTTTATAA
- a CDS encoding ammonium transporter, with protein MKKLISQFGLGFAGVLPVVVMASEPMLDTGDTAWVLTATALVLMMTIPGLALFYAGMVRKKNILSTMMHSLGSAAVVSVVWVVIGYSLAFSEDSMNAFIGGLDYVMLHNIRLEELDGSIPKLLMVMFQLTFAIIAMAILAGSLAERIKFGSFMVFAGAWTLLVYVPVCYWVWGGGWLTGDALDFAGGTVVHINAGVGGLVLAYLLGSRRDYGKSNLAPANLTLTLIGTGLIWVGWFGFNGGSALGANGHAVMALITTQVAAAVGAITWLMAEYMKRGKASALGGASGAVAGLVGVTPAAGFVDVFGAMAIGVLTALGCFVMIYYVKKRLGVDDALDAFGLHGIGGVIGAILTGVFVSPTLYPEVANVPLLEQLWLQIEGVIATLMYGAVMTFIIGVIIKKTMGLRVDAEEEYQGLDLAIHGEKIAD; from the coding sequence ATGAAAAAATTAATCAGCCAATTTGGCTTGGGGTTTGCGGGGGTGTTGCCTGTTGTGGTCATGGCGAGTGAGCCTATGCTTGATACCGGTGATACAGCTTGGGTATTGACAGCGACCGCCTTAGTTTTGATGATGACCATTCCAGGGCTTGCATTATTTTATGCAGGTATGGTGCGTAAGAAAAATATCTTATCTACCATGATGCACAGTCTAGGCTCGGCAGCGGTCGTTTCTGTTGTGTGGGTTGTGATAGGTTATTCGCTTGCATTCTCAGAAGACTCTATGAATGCTTTTATTGGTGGGCTTGATTATGTGATGCTGCATAACATTAGGTTGGAGGAATTAGATGGTAGTATCCCAAAATTACTAATGGTTATGTTTCAATTAACATTTGCAATCATCGCCATGGCAATTTTGGCAGGTTCGCTCGCTGAGCGCATTAAATTTGGCTCATTTATGGTGTTTGCTGGGGCTTGGACACTGCTGGTATATGTGCCTGTATGTTATTGGGTGTGGGGCGGTGGGTGGCTGACCGGCGATGCACTTGATTTTGCAGGTGGTACGGTGGTGCATATCAATGCTGGTGTGGGTGGTCTGGTGTTGGCCTATTTATTGGGCAGTCGCCGTGATTATGGCAAAAGCAATCTTGCTCCTGCAAACTTAACATTGACGCTCATTGGCACAGGTTTGATTTGGGTGGGTTGGTTTGGCTTTAATGGAGGCTCGGCATTGGGTGCTAATGGTCATGCTGTGATGGCTTTAATCACCACTCAGGTAGCTGCGGCAGTTGGTGCAATCACTTGGCTGATGGCAGAATACATGAAGCGTGGCAAGGCGTCTGCGTTAGGAGGGGCATCTGGTGCGGTAGCAGGTCTGGTTGGGGTTACACCTGCGGCAGGCTTTGTGGATGTATTTGGTGCGATGGCGATCGGTGTGCTGACCGCTTTGGGGTGTTTTGTGATGATTTATTATGTAAAAAAACGCCTAGGTGTAGATGATGCACTAGATGCTTTTGGGCTACATGGTATAGGTGGTGTCATTGGTGCAATTTTAACGGGTGTTTTTGTAAGTCCTACCTTGTATCCTGAGGTCGCTAATGTGCCGTTGTTGGAGCAACTTTGGCTACAGATTGAGGGGGTAATTGCCACCTTGATGTATGGTGCGGTGATGACATTTATTATTGGCGTGATTATTAAAAAAACCATGGGACTGCGTGTAGATGCCGAAGAAGAATATCAAGGTCTTGACCTTGCCATTCATGGTGAAAAAATTGCAGATTGA